A region of Kiritimatiellales bacterium DNA encodes the following proteins:
- a CDS encoding Mu-like prophage major head subunit gpT family protein codes for MLINKENIKAFFVNVRTTFHKALKEAKPQWEKIATKVPSKTGIENYAWIKDMWPNLREWIGPKKVKGLEAAKYVIENKPYEATIGVKRDDLEDDQTGKYAAMARAHGEAAAAWPDQLVFGALNEAFEKECFDGQPFIDADHPLEGGKVFSNKGTKKLKCGSFAEAQASYGAARTQMQNLKNDAGRPLELNPNLLVVPPALEDTAKMLLTAEKFADNSTNIYKGTAEVFVCRALTSTTAWFLMDTTQPIKPFIFQERKAPTPVNQETEASDDVFNNGVYKFSIEARGAAGFSLPQLIYGSTGAQN; via the coding sequence ATGTTAATCAACAAAGAAAATATCAAGGCGTTTTTCGTAAACGTCAGAACCACTTTCCACAAGGCGCTGAAAGAGGCGAAACCGCAGTGGGAAAAAATCGCGACGAAAGTCCCGTCTAAAACCGGCATTGAAAATTATGCCTGGATTAAGGACATGTGGCCGAACCTTCGCGAATGGATCGGCCCGAAAAAGGTCAAGGGTCTGGAAGCGGCGAAGTATGTCATCGAAAACAAACCGTATGAAGCGACCATCGGCGTGAAGCGTGACGATCTGGAAGATGATCAGACCGGAAAATACGCTGCAATGGCACGCGCACACGGTGAAGCCGCTGCCGCATGGCCGGATCAGCTTGTATTTGGCGCGCTGAATGAAGCGTTCGAGAAAGAGTGTTTTGACGGCCAGCCGTTTATTGATGCCGACCATCCGCTGGAGGGCGGCAAGGTGTTCAGCAACAAGGGAACGAAAAAGCTGAAATGCGGCAGTTTCGCTGAAGCTCAAGCCAGCTATGGTGCGGCACGCACTCAGATGCAGAATCTGAAAAATGATGCGGGCCGTCCGCTGGAACTCAACCCGAATCTGCTGGTTGTTCCTCCGGCGCTTGAAGATACCGCAAAGATGCTGCTGACCGCTGAGAAGTTCGCGGACAACTCCACGAACATTTATAAAGGCACCGCCGAAGTTTTTGTCTGCCGTGCGCTGACGAGCACCACCGCCTGGTTCCTGATGGATACCACGCAGCCGATCAAACCGTTCATCTTCCAGGAACGCAAAGCTCCGACACCGGTTAACCAGGAGACGGAAGCCAGTGACGACGTGTTCAATAACGGCGTCTATAAGTTCTCGATCGAAGCGCGCGGCGCGGCTGGATTCTCTCTGCCGCAACTGATCTACGGTTCCACCGGCGCGCAGAACTAA
- a CDS encoding phage tail sheath C-terminal domain-containing protein: protein MSDLQRGVETQLVDDGVRSIETVRTSIIGLVGTAPQADLEKLPINVPTLFAGRITALRKAILPDGATDGGTLLDAVDMIAGITSPIIVVVNVGAVNGPIAPALIGNAAEFTGMHALLKAKAKTGVKPRLLIAPAPDGYNYTDGAITAAPLATALGSVADRLRAIAFADSPNVDASAANAAVNAIGNKRVYLTDPWVLNLAGEERPFSPVAAAMFALRDNTDGFHWTPSNTTIPNISGTSRPIDFELGDSSCEADILAGFHVNTIIREDGFRLWGVKVAQKSDSNWFQVTRVRIADIIADSIQLAHLWAIDRPITARFVDDILAGVNAYLRSLKARSIIVDGNTWADPDENTAADLNQGHLTIRYDFCDHPLAEKITMKYNLNTDYLESIVE, encoded by the coding sequence ATGAGTGATCTTCAACGCGGCGTTGAAACTCAACTGGTAGACGACGGTGTCCGATCAATTGAGACCGTCCGTACCAGTATCATCGGTCTGGTCGGTACTGCTCCGCAGGCTGATCTTGAAAAACTGCCGATCAATGTACCGACATTGTTCGCCGGCAGAATAACGGCACTGCGTAAAGCAATCCTGCCGGACGGTGCAACAGACGGCGGAACACTGCTGGATGCGGTGGATATGATTGCCGGCATCACGAGTCCGATCATCGTTGTTGTGAACGTCGGTGCAGTAAACGGCCCGATCGCGCCAGCACTGATCGGAAACGCGGCCGAATTCACCGGCATGCACGCTCTGCTGAAGGCAAAAGCAAAAACCGGCGTGAAACCGCGCCTGCTCATCGCACCGGCTCCAGACGGATATAATTACACGGACGGCGCGATTACGGCCGCGCCGCTGGCCACTGCGCTCGGCAGCGTTGCCGACCGGCTTCGCGCGATCGCTTTTGCCGACAGCCCGAATGTTGACGCCAGCGCGGCCAATGCTGCGGTGAACGCAATCGGCAACAAGCGGGTTTATTTGACCGATCCGTGGGTTCTTAATCTTGCCGGCGAGGAACGGCCGTTCTCTCCGGTAGCCGCCGCCATGTTCGCTCTGCGCGACAATACGGACGGCTTCCATTGGACACCGAGCAACACAACCATTCCGAACATTTCCGGCACGAGCCGCCCGATTGACTTTGAGCTGGGCGATTCTTCCTGCGAAGCAGATATCCTCGCCGGTTTCCACGTCAACACGATCATTCGTGAAGACGGATTTCGGTTGTGGGGTGTCAAGGTTGCCCAAAAATCGGACTCAAACTGGTTCCAGGTTACACGCGTCCGGATCGCGGACATTATCGCTGATTCAATTCAGCTTGCACACCTCTGGGCAATCGACAGGCCGATCACTGCACGGTTTGTGGATGATATTCTCGCCGGCGTGAACGCCTATCTGCGGAGTCTGAAAGCTCGCAGCATTATTGTCGATGGAAACACATGGGCAGATCCAGACGAAAACACGGCCGCTGATCTGAATCAGGGACACCTCACGATTCGCTACGACTTCTGCGACCATCCGTTAGCGGAAAAAATCACAATGAAATACAACCTGAACACCGACTATCTGGAATCGATCGTCGAGTAA
- a CDS encoding phage tail assembly protein, whose product MKTVTIKLDDPIKVAGEEKTELEFRKPTVKDIRIANAQKKDDLLEQSILLIGALSGLSPEDMDQISFSDLNKINEGLATAGFLPEPKNS is encoded by the coding sequence ATGAAAACTGTAACAATCAAACTTGATGATCCCATCAAGGTCGCCGGCGAAGAAAAAACGGAACTGGAGTTCCGTAAACCCACCGTTAAAGACATTCGCATTGCGAATGCACAAAAAAAAGACGATCTGCTTGAACAGTCTATTCTCCTGATCGGCGCTTTGTCCGGTTTATCGCCTGAAGACATGGATCAGATTTCATTTTCTGACCTCAATAAAATTAACGAAGGGCTGGCTACGGCCGGTTTTTTACCGGAACCGAAGAACAGTTAG
- a CDS encoding phage tail protein, translating to MKSFLLIIGVAPNDFVFEVSGTTYNRLQRSSSWRWAKMPRARRLPARQSIGPDDDTIELSGTIITERSGYTSMNRLRELMGTGEPQLLCDSFGNVFDRWCIESVTETQTNLHENGLPRKQTFTMKMSIYGEDA from the coding sequence ATGAAATCGTTTCTTCTAATCATAGGCGTTGCACCGAATGACTTTGTGTTTGAAGTTTCCGGAACAACGTACAATCGCCTGCAGCGATCCTCTTCGTGGCGCTGGGCAAAGATGCCTCGCGCACGTCGCTTGCCGGCAAGACAGAGCATCGGCCCTGATGATGATACGATAGAACTCTCCGGAACCATCATTACGGAACGCTCCGGTTATACCAGTATGAACCGTTTGCGCGAACTGATGGGAACCGGCGAACCTCAACTGCTTTGTGACTCCTTCGGAAATGTGTTCGATCGGTGGTGCATTGAAAGCGTTACGGAAACACAAACGAATCTGCACGAAAACGGCCTGCCGCGTAAACAGACGTTCACGATGAAAATGAGCATTTACGGAGAGGATGCGTAA
- a CDS encoding phage major tail tube protein → MPLPRKLKNINLFVDGRTYIGKVTSLTPPKLTAVVEEHRGGGMNVPIDYTMGFEKLEAEWVLAEVDKHLLKLSGLQLNAAINAQFRAVIDDEMGNVGSVVVNLTGKITEADLGEWKPGENSESKFKMSVIFYEMKVDSETVVYIDAANNVWTIGKVDQMLVYRALLEGGDAGTARALASAAANWAASKVS, encoded by the coding sequence ATGCCACTGCCTAGAAAGTTAAAAAATATCAATCTGTTCGTCGATGGGCGGACATACATCGGAAAAGTTACCAGCCTCACGCCGCCGAAACTTACGGCGGTGGTTGAAGAGCATCGCGGCGGCGGAATGAATGTTCCGATCGATTACACGATGGGTTTTGAAAAACTGGAAGCGGAATGGGTTCTGGCGGAGGTTGACAAACATCTGCTGAAGCTGTCCGGCCTGCAGTTGAACGCCGCCATCAATGCTCAGTTCCGCGCCGTCATTGACGATGAAATGGGGAACGTCGGTTCCGTTGTTGTTAATCTGACCGGAAAAATCACTGAAGCCGATCTCGGCGAATGGAAGCCTGGCGAAAACAGCGAGTCCAAATTCAAGATGTCGGTGATTTTCTATGAGATGAAAGTCGACAGCGAAACCGTGGTCTACATCGACGCGGCGAATAACGTCTGGACGATCGGCAAAGTCGATCAGATGCTCGTGTACCGCGCACTGCTTGAAGGCGGCGACGCCGGCACTGCCCGCGCGCTTGCGTCTGCAGCGGCGAACTGGGCGGCCAGTAAAGTCAGTTAA
- a CDS encoding phage minor head protein — protein sequence MAKNGTAPKEAIDFFRSKGWKVGFDYRDVWNEEHAHAFTVAKATTLDVLESVRGAVDDSLANGKTFQEFKKNLQPELERLGWWGKKEAVDPKDGVAKKVQLGSPHRLKTIYQTNMRTARAAGKWEKIERTKALLPYLRYSLGPSEKHRPEHAALEGTILPADDPWWNSYMPPNGWGCKCWVQQLSEAQAERAGGVSARPNLGEVEWFNERTGERERVPRGVTPGFNSNPGRAREQEELQRFKGKLNTVSPDAATAVHRAWMQPDTVGRWRENPKGNFPVAVMDKKTQGIMGAKQHTVYLSGDTMKKQDGNTSRSAGHSELSNEDYCRLPDLIARGTAFREDGQNSVYYRHDGKLFRAVVKTTKDKKENYVQSFHRAEERHLKQARKKFEVLREGEE from the coding sequence ATGGCGAAGAACGGAACAGCGCCGAAAGAAGCAATCGACTTTTTCCGATCCAAAGGATGGAAGGTTGGATTCGATTATCGTGACGTGTGGAATGAGGAACACGCGCATGCGTTCACCGTTGCCAAAGCAACAACGCTGGACGTTCTCGAATCCGTGCGCGGCGCTGTTGACGATTCCCTGGCAAACGGAAAAACATTTCAGGAGTTCAAAAAGAATCTGCAGCCGGAACTTGAACGGCTCGGCTGGTGGGGAAAGAAAGAAGCAGTCGATCCGAAAGACGGCGTCGCAAAAAAAGTTCAGCTTGGCTCTCCGCATCGCCTGAAAACAATTTATCAAACCAATATGAGGACGGCGCGCGCCGCCGGCAAATGGGAAAAGATCGAGCGGACAAAAGCGCTGCTGCCATATCTGCGTTATTCACTCGGCCCGTCTGAAAAACACCGTCCGGAGCATGCGGCACTGGAAGGAACTATTCTGCCGGCAGACGATCCGTGGTGGAACAGCTACATGCCGCCGAACGGCTGGGGATGCAAGTGCTGGGTGCAGCAGTTGAGCGAAGCGCAGGCCGAGCGCGCCGGTGGTGTTTCCGCGCGACCGAACCTCGGCGAGGTCGAATGGTTTAATGAACGTACCGGCGAACGCGAGAGAGTTCCGCGCGGTGTCACGCCTGGATTTAATTCCAACCCTGGCCGCGCCAGAGAGCAGGAAGAACTGCAGCGCTTTAAAGGCAAGTTAAACACCGTTTCGCCGGATGCGGCCACGGCCGTTCATCGCGCCTGGATGCAACCCGACACCGTTGGCCGGTGGCGGGAAAATCCGAAAGGGAACTTCCCTGTGGCCGTGATGGATAAGAAGACTCAGGGAATCATGGGTGCCAAGCAGCACACGGTTTACCTCTCCGGCGACACAATGAAAAAGCAGGACGGGAACACATCACGAAGCGCCGGACATTCCGAGTTGAGCAATGAGGATTACTGCCGGCTTCCCGATCTGATTGCGCGCGGTACTGCATTCCGCGAAGACGGCCAGAACTCTGTTTATTACCGGCATGACGGGAAACTGTTTCGTGCCGTTGTGAAAACCACCAAAGACAAAAAGGAGAATTATGTTCAGTCGTTCCACCGCGCAGAGGAACGGCATTTAAAACAGGCACGGAAGAAATTCGAGGTGTTGCGTGAAGGAGAGGAATAA
- a CDS encoding tail protein X: MAAVVYTTKDGDMVDAICFRRYGRSAGITEAVLAANIGLAAHGPILPAGIEINLPDYGTPEKRPEKKETVQLWD; the protein is encoded by the coding sequence ATGGCCGCTGTCGTTTACACAACCAAAGACGGCGACATGGTCGACGCGATCTGTTTCCGGCGTTACGGCCGGAGCGCCGGCATTACTGAAGCGGTTCTGGCGGCCAATATCGGACTGGCCGCGCACGGCCCGATCCTGCCGGCAGGCATTGAAATTAACCTTCCGGACTATGGAACTCCGGAAAAGCGTCCGGAGAAAAAAGAAACTGTTCAGCTATGGGATTGA
- a CDS encoding contractile injection system protein, VgrG/Pvc8 family: MKPAFTITANDKDVTDLIRDRLLSLTVTDEAGFESDTVEVRLDNRDLKIAPPTTGAELRVSLGYVSSGVYEMGLYVVDEYERSGLPHELLIRARSAYGGDGKKISETVSGITAALKEQRTRSWDQRRLGGVVDDVAKDCGLKPAVSPDLGRIMIEHIDQTNESNSHFLQRLAREYDAVFKPNGGVLIFVPKALGRTATGQQLPEIFLSLYKQKSSESRICAQLTGESGCYRLTVAERANFKSVRAYYHDVAAAERKEIFAGSGEPIRTMRGNYASPEEAARAADAELRRIGRGSAAPTFSCHGEPRIRAEATVTVDDSMGSDLAGSWSVTRAEHTFDDRGYATSIECESPEAGK; the protein is encoded by the coding sequence ATGAAACCGGCATTCACAATTACAGCGAATGATAAAGACGTCACGGATTTAATCCGTGATCGCCTGCTTTCGTTGACAGTTACAGATGAGGCCGGTTTTGAAAGCGACACGGTTGAAGTGCGACTGGATAACCGCGATCTGAAAATCGCGCCGCCGACAACCGGCGCGGAACTGCGTGTGTCACTCGGCTATGTTTCATCCGGCGTGTATGAAATGGGATTGTACGTTGTCGATGAATATGAACGTTCCGGACTTCCGCACGAATTATTAATCCGCGCGCGCAGTGCATACGGTGGCGACGGCAAAAAAATATCTGAAACTGTTTCCGGTATCACCGCCGCACTGAAAGAGCAGCGCACGCGTTCCTGGGATCAGCGGCGGCTCGGCGGTGTTGTGGATGATGTTGCCAAAGACTGCGGCCTGAAGCCGGCAGTATCTCCGGATCTCGGCCGGATTATGATTGAGCATATTGACCAGACGAATGAAAGCAATTCACATTTTCTGCAGCGCCTGGCAAGGGAATATGACGCGGTATTTAAACCGAATGGCGGCGTGCTGATTTTCGTTCCGAAAGCGCTTGGTCGGACGGCCACCGGCCAGCAGCTGCCGGAAATTTTTCTGTCGCTGTATAAGCAGAAATCCTCTGAAAGCAGAATCTGCGCTCAATTAACCGGCGAGTCCGGCTGCTATCGTTTAACAGTTGCTGAGCGCGCAAATTTTAAAAGTGTCCGTGCGTATTATCACGATGTGGCGGCCGCCGAACGGAAAGAAATTTTTGCCGGCAGCGGTGAGCCGATCAGAACCATGCGCGGAAATTATGCGTCGCCGGAAGAGGCCGCGCGCGCGGCGGATGCTGAACTGCGCCGGATTGGACGCGGGAGTGCTGCGCCGACGTTTTCCTGCCACGGTGAGCCGCGCATCCGCGCGGAAGCAACGGTAACAGTTGACGACTCGATGGGATCAGACCTCGCCGGTTCCTGGTCAGTAACGCGAGCGGAACACACGTTCGACGATCGCGGCTATGCAACCTCGATTGAGTGCGAAAGTCCGGAGGCAGGGAAATGA
- a CDS encoding DUF1320 domain-containing protein: MAYATVEDLEERLTRQRLLTLAGIDADNCDGCPCPDELDIERITAALADASAEANVYLNARYAMPLTFIPEALKNAVCDIAAYLLGNETTISDFITERRDNAVALLRRIGEGKADLGIPEAQKPGAAGGDAFIEEGRSDFKKWRL; encoded by the coding sequence ATGGCATACGCAACGGTAGAAGATCTGGAAGAACGGCTGACACGGCAGCGGCTGCTTACGCTGGCCGGAATCGATGCGGACAACTGTGACGGCTGTCCGTGTCCGGATGAACTGGATATTGAACGGATCACTGCAGCGCTGGCCGATGCTTCGGCCGAGGCGAATGTCTACCTTAACGCCCGATACGCAATGCCGCTGACCTTTATTCCGGAGGCTTTGAAAAATGCGGTGTGCGATATCGCCGCATATCTGCTCGGAAACGAAACGACGATCTCCGACTTTATTACTGAACGGCGCGACAACGCCGTCGCGCTATTGCGGCGTATCGGTGAAGGAAAAGCAGACCTCGGAATTCCAGAGGCGCAGAAACCAGGAGCCGCCGGCGGCGACGCGTTTATTGAGGAAGGACGATCGGATTTTAAAAAGTGGCGACTGTGA
- a CDS encoding phage baseplate assembly protein V: MSKHEKHFQLSDALRRIANVVQVGTVESVDTKNARARVKLGEITTAPLPWCTPRQGKKRVWNPLTAGEQVLVVSHNGDPAQGIIVASLGSTKNPAGDNSEDIFKVIYADGSFVQFDLGTSEMQIECKGPASVRAKSLTAIADESAEIIAGARCELTAPETTVTGNVTFAGAVIFSGNVTIAGSLNVGGLTTLATATVSGTPLMPGGDSF, from the coding sequence ATGAGTAAACACGAAAAACATTTTCAGCTTTCCGATGCGCTTCGCCGGATCGCCAACGTAGTCCAGGTTGGCACGGTGGAGTCCGTCGACACGAAAAATGCGCGTGCGCGCGTAAAGCTCGGCGAGATCACTACGGCACCGCTGCCCTGGTGTACACCGCGCCAGGGGAAGAAGCGTGTCTGGAATCCGTTGACTGCCGGCGAGCAGGTTTTAGTGGTTTCTCACAACGGCGATCCGGCGCAGGGAATTATCGTCGCGTCGCTCGGCTCGACAAAAAATCCGGCCGGCGACAATTCGGAAGATATTTTTAAGGTCATTTACGCGGACGGTTCCTTTGTACAGTTCGACCTAGGCACGTCTGAGATGCAGATTGAATGCAAAGGACCCGCATCCGTACGCGCAAAGTCATTGACGGCCATCGCGGATGAATCGGCGGAGATCATTGCGGGAGCACGCTGCGAGCTGACCGCTCCGGAAACGACTGTCACCGGAAACGTGACGTTCGCCGGCGCAGTGATTTTTTCAGGAAACGTAACCATCGCCGGCTCGCTGAATGTTGGCGGATTAACCACACTGGCCACTGCCACAGTGAGCGGAACCCCGCTTATGCCCGGCGGCGACAGTTTTTAA
- a CDS encoding phage virion morphogenesis protein, producing MAGTAITVTAEGMRHVQEVISRLANPDFNPLLDAIGAMVISQTKYRIRVEKTAPDGSPWADLSPAYKKRKPKGRGILELEGDLRDSLTHLVNGGSVEVGTNLVYAATHQWGAPSRGIPARPYLGISAQNETEITEVIEKWISDQMSA from the coding sequence ATGGCCGGCACCGCGATTACTGTAACCGCTGAAGGGATGCGCCATGTGCAGGAGGTGATCTCCCGCCTGGCGAATCCTGATTTTAATCCGCTGCTGGATGCGATCGGCGCGATGGTTATCAGTCAGACGAAATACCGGATCAGAGTTGAAAAAACAGCGCCCGACGGTTCGCCGTGGGCAGATCTGAGTCCGGCCTATAAAAAGCGTAAACCGAAAGGTCGAGGGATTCTCGAACTGGAAGGCGATCTGCGCGATTCCCTCACTCACCTGGTCAACGGCGGATCGGTCGAAGTCGGAACAAATCTTGTCTACGCCGCAACTCACCAATGGGGTGCTCCGTCGCGCGGGATTCCGGCGCGGCCGTATCTTGGAATCAGCGCACAGAATGAAACAGAAATTACGGAAGTGATCGAAAAATGGATCAGCGATCAAATGTCAGCGTAA
- a CDS encoding phage protease has product MGKKKVQKVETAHLVTALNTAGDGDTININLIPRSPDGTVQGRDGRYWKMGDPAAVAMASNAYKEAHGASLDENHGMYLGETNSPAFGWFSQFEVNSAAGIDGKCELNDLGQNAIKNKHYRYASVVFEFDPETLEITFIKGAGLTNKQNLQVQALNTAATVNRKLQEEGMLKALLIALGLKEDATETDAQNAIQTLKSAQTALNAQGDVVPKAEHDKTVTALNTAKDELKTLKDAAFKQTLETALNTAMTEKKITPAQRKHYEETIKDEAALNTFQELMKVSPEVLSDQAAPGGTPEQPTALNTATTEMAKIFGNTPEELKEHGGL; this is encoded by the coding sequence ATGGGAAAAAAGAAAGTACAGAAGGTTGAAACAGCGCATCTTGTTACTGCGCTGAACACAGCCGGTGACGGCGACACGATTAATATCAATTTAATTCCGCGCTCGCCGGACGGAACTGTCCAGGGACGCGACGGCCGTTACTGGAAGATGGGCGATCCGGCAGCGGTTGCAATGGCATCGAATGCGTACAAAGAAGCGCATGGCGCATCGCTGGATGAAAACCACGGCATGTATCTGGGCGAAACAAACTCGCCGGCGTTCGGCTGGTTTTCTCAGTTCGAAGTCAATTCCGCCGCGGGCATCGACGGCAAGTGCGAATTGAATGACCTCGGACAGAACGCCATCAAGAACAAACACTATCGCTACGCGTCGGTTGTTTTTGAGTTCGATCCTGAAACGCTCGAAATCACTTTCATTAAAGGTGCCGGTTTAACAAACAAGCAGAACCTGCAGGTGCAGGCACTGAACACAGCCGCCACCGTAAACAGGAAACTACAGGAGGAAGGGATGCTAAAGGCATTACTTATTGCACTGGGTCTGAAAGAAGACGCCACAGAGACCGACGCACAGAATGCAATTCAGACGCTGAAGTCTGCACAAACCGCGCTGAATGCTCAGGGCGACGTTGTTCCGAAAGCGGAACACGATAAAACCGTAACTGCGCTGAACACCGCGAAAGACGAACTGAAAACGCTGAAAGATGCAGCGTTTAAGCAGACGCTTGAAACGGCGCTCAACACGGCCATGACGGAGAAGAAAATCACTCCGGCACAGCGCAAGCACTACGAAGAAACCATCAAGGACGAAGCCGCGCTGAACACGTTCCAGGAACTGATGAAGGTCAGTCCTGAAGTTCTTTCCGATCAGGCCGCGCCCGGTGGAACACCGGAACAGCCAACCGCGCTGAACACCGCGACGACAGAAATGGCGAAAATTTTCGGCAACACTCCGGAAGAACTGAAGGAACACGGCGGACTTTAA
- a CDS encoding phage tail tape measure protein, with translation MAELGVSLKLNLVDRLTGGMKRVEETVGRVSAAFKKQADELKKVEASLEKYQKRMQLAQNLTIVGGQVSATGNKLLRPIKNAVDVAAQFEESMSAVKAVTGATADQFAALERQARQLGSSTQFTAIQAAEGMKFLGMAGFKTSEILEAMPSMLALAKSGSLDLGRAADVASNILSGFGLEATEMTRVADVMAAAFTNSNTDINMLGDSMKYVAPLANAAGMSLEEAAAMAGMLGDAGIQGSMAGTALRAMLQKLANPASDAAALLSEFNIDLLDMEGNLRSPVAILGELAEAMEGLGSGELLKNMSTLFDDRAAAGMTKLMADEGSGGITKFVKALENSAGAAKRIEKQMGDNTKGSIIELMSAVEGLQIAFGSLSFGPLRVVTDLITKFTQKITALTEKNTWWAKVILYGVGALGLLLATLGGLMGVVASILGPIAMMNHAMVLSQVYGVSAGSALRIFGSAVLGATKRVFAFGLTLVKSALVGLWSFITAIPAMVSGLGAIAVAGWTAMAPFLPIIAIIAAVAGAAFLIVKFWEPIKGFFQQLWAGIISGAQMLWNVIKTVFGFSPLGLILKAWNPIINFFKGVWDKIGGVLSRLGSFFGFGAKGAAAGAMAGVAVAGTPNSTLEQNYVPLEKTITEARANNTSSSVVSAPITINPAPGQSPEDIAAAVARELDARDRRVRSGERGGLYDSEF, from the coding sequence ATGGCAGAACTCGGTGTCAGTTTAAAACTCAATCTGGTCGATCGTTTGACCGGCGGAATGAAACGCGTTGAAGAAACCGTCGGCAGGGTTTCCGCCGCGTTTAAAAAACAGGCGGACGAATTAAAAAAAGTTGAGGCATCGCTCGAAAAATATCAGAAGCGAATGCAGCTTGCCCAGAACCTGACTATCGTCGGTGGCCAGGTCTCGGCAACCGGCAACAAACTCCTGCGTCCGATAAAAAACGCAGTGGATGTCGCGGCGCAATTTGAAGAAAGCATGAGTGCTGTTAAGGCTGTTACCGGCGCAACTGCTGATCAGTTTGCGGCGCTGGAACGACAGGCAAGACAGTTAGGTTCATCCACTCAGTTCACTGCAATACAAGCTGCTGAAGGAATGAAATTTCTCGGAATGGCGGGGTTTAAAACCTCGGAAATTCTTGAAGCCATGCCATCCATGCTGGCGCTCGCAAAATCTGGCAGCCTGGATCTTGGCCGTGCCGCCGATGTCGCCAGCAACATCCTTTCTGGCTTTGGGCTGGAAGCAACGGAAATGACGCGCGTCGCGGATGTTATGGCCGCAGCATTCACAAATTCAAACACCGACATTAATATGCTCGGTGACTCAATGAAATACGTTGCACCGTTGGCGAACGCTGCGGGCATGAGTCTTGAAGAGGCGGCAGCGATGGCCGGTATGCTCGGCGATGCCGGTATCCAGGGCTCAATGGCCGGTACCGCATTGCGAGCCATGCTACAAAAACTTGCGAATCCTGCTAGCGATGCCGCCGCATTGCTGAGTGAGTTTAATATCGACCTGTTAGACATGGAAGGAAACTTGCGGAGTCCTGTTGCAATTCTCGGCGAACTGGCTGAGGCGATGGAGGGACTCGGTTCCGGAGAACTCCTGAAAAATATGTCTACTCTTTTCGATGATCGTGCAGCGGCCGGTATGACAAAGCTGATGGCTGATGAAGGTTCTGGCGGTATCACGAAGTTTGTAAAGGCTCTGGAGAACTCAGCCGGTGCTGCAAAGCGTATTGAAAAACAGATGGGGGACAATACGAAAGGTTCAATTATTGAACTGATGAGTGCAGTTGAAGGGTTGCAGATCGCGTTCGGCAGTCTTTCGTTCGGCCCGCTTCGCGTGGTGACTGACCTTATTACAAAGTTCACACAAAAAATCACGGCTCTGACGGAAAAGAATACATGGTGGGCAAAGGTCATTTTGTATGGCGTTGGCGCGCTCGGTTTATTGCTGGCTACATTGGGCGGCCTGATGGGAGTTGTGGCTTCGATTCTCGGCCCGATAGCAATGATGAATCATGCGATGGTTCTTTCTCAGGTGTACGGCGTTTCGGCTGGATCAGCGCTTCGGATTTTCGGCAGCGCTGTACTTGGCGCAACGAAAAGAGTTTTTGCATTCGGCCTTACCCTTGTAAAATCTGCATTGGTTGGCTTGTGGAGTTTTATTACCGCAATTCCGGCGATGGTCAGCGGTCTCGGTGCGATCGCAGTTGCCGGCTGGACAGCAATGGCTCCGTTCCTGCCGATCATTGCAATTATTGCGGCCGTCGCCGGTGCCGCATTTTTGATCGTGAAATTCTGGGAGCCGATCAAAGGATTTTTCCAGCAGCTTTGGGCGGGAATTATTTCCGGCGCACAGATGCTGTGGAATGTAATTAAAACTGTGTTCGGTTTTTCTCCACTCGGTTTAATTCTCAAAGCATGGAATCCGATCATAAACTTTTTTAAGGGCGTGTGGGATAAGATCGGCGGCGTTCTTTCACGACTCGGTTCGTTTTTTGGATTTGGTGCGAAAGGCGCTGCCGCCGGCGCAATGGCCGGAGTCGCTGTTGCCGGCACGCCGAACAGCACACTGGAGCAGAACTACGTTCCGCTGGAAAAAACAATTACTGAAGCGCGCGCCAATAATACGTCGTCCAGTGTGGTCAGCGCGCCGATCACGATTAATCCCGCGCCAGGGCAAAGTCCTGAAGATATTGCAGCGGCTGTGGCGCGCGAACTGGACGCGCGCGATCGTCGCGTCCGGTCGGGAGAACGCGGCGGACTTTATGACTCAGAGTTTTAG